From Amycolatopsis sp. cg9, one genomic window encodes:
- a CDS encoding MFS transporter, which produces MFASLRVRNYRLFFTGQVISNIGTWMQRIAQDWLVFTLSGNNPIALGIAVALQFAPTLFLSLWAGVLADRVDKRRLLTWIQAAACVQAVVLGVLDISGIVALWQVYVLCFTLGITASLEVPTRQSFVAEMVGRDQIANAVALNSSIFNMARIVGPAIAGFAITWIGTGWLFIANALSTVAVIIGLLLMNPDKLFRVAAVPREKGQLVEGLRYVRRRSDLMTVMVLVLFVSTFGITYFSSLPIVAANVFHTAADGYGLLSTLVAVGTFTGAVMSARRGTKGRPRVRLMLVSAFFLGVFELITAFMPTYLTFGLGLIPLGFATMTFLNTANALVQTSVSPEMRGRVMGLYVLVLIGGNPIGGPMVGWMADAFGGRSPFYIGGAVSALAAVVCAVVLIRRGGVSWPVQRGFGLRVLKRAKV; this is translated from the coding sequence ATGTTCGCGTCGCTGCGGGTCCGCAACTACCGGCTGTTCTTCACCGGCCAGGTCATCTCGAACATCGGCACCTGGATGCAGCGCATCGCCCAGGACTGGCTGGTGTTCACCCTCAGCGGCAACAACCCGATCGCCCTCGGCATCGCGGTCGCGCTGCAGTTCGCGCCGACGCTCTTCCTGTCGCTGTGGGCCGGCGTCCTCGCCGACCGCGTCGACAAGCGCCGGCTGCTCACCTGGATCCAGGCCGCCGCGTGCGTGCAGGCTGTCGTCCTCGGCGTGCTCGACATCAGCGGGATCGTCGCGCTGTGGCAGGTCTACGTCCTGTGCTTCACGCTCGGCATCACGGCGTCGCTCGAAGTGCCGACGCGGCAGTCGTTCGTCGCCGAGATGGTGGGCCGCGACCAGATCGCGAACGCCGTCGCGCTCAACTCGTCGATCTTCAACATGGCGCGCATCGTCGGCCCGGCCATCGCCGGGTTCGCGATCACCTGGATCGGCACCGGCTGGCTGTTCATCGCGAACGCGCTCAGCACGGTCGCGGTGATCATCGGGCTGCTGCTGATGAACCCGGACAAGCTGTTCCGCGTCGCGGCGGTGCCGCGCGAGAAGGGACAGCTCGTCGAGGGCCTCCGGTACGTCCGGCGGCGCTCCGACTTGATGACCGTGATGGTGCTGGTGCTGTTCGTCAGCACGTTCGGCATCACCTACTTCAGCTCGCTGCCGATCGTCGCGGCGAACGTCTTCCACACCGCCGCCGACGGCTACGGTCTCCTTTCCACGCTGGTCGCGGTCGGCACGTTCACCGGCGCGGTGATGTCCGCCCGCCGCGGCACCAAGGGACGGCCGCGGGTGCGGCTGATGCTGGTGTCGGCCTTCTTCCTGGGCGTGTTCGAGCTGATCACGGCCTTCATGCCGACCTACCTGACGTTCGGCCTCGGCCTGATCCCGCTCGGCTTCGCGACGATGACGTTCCTCAACACGGCGAACGCGCTGGTGCAGACGTCGGTCAGCCCGGAGATGCGGGGCCGGGTGATGGGCCTGTACGTGCTGGTCCTGATCGGCGGCAACCCGATCGGCGGGCCGATGGTCGGCTGGATGGCGGACGCGTTCGGCGGGCGGTCTCCCTTCTACATCGGCGGAGCGGTTTCGGCGCTGGCCGCGGTCGTGTGCGCGGTGGTGCTGATCCGGCGGGGTGGCGTTTCCTGGCCGGTGCAGCGGGGGTTCGGGCTGCGGGTGCTGAAGCGGGCGAAGGTCTAG
- a CDS encoding MarR family winged helix-turn-helix transcriptional regulator, whose amino-acid sequence MSGDTHERSLASRLRLAVVRLNRRLRAQRVGDDLTLTQVAALSTLHKCGALTPGQLAAKEGVQPPSMTRVIAALEELKFVERRPHPTDGRQAIVELSESGLAYVQKAISVREAWLDRQLAELGDEEREVLSKAAEIIDRMAGN is encoded by the coding sequence ATGTCCGGCGACACGCACGAACGCTCCTTGGCGAGTCGGTTGCGTCTCGCGGTGGTCCGGCTCAACCGCCGGCTGCGGGCACAGCGCGTCGGGGACGACCTCACGCTGACGCAGGTCGCCGCGCTGTCCACCTTGCACAAGTGCGGCGCGCTGACCCCGGGGCAGCTCGCCGCGAAGGAAGGCGTCCAGCCGCCCTCGATGACGAGGGTGATCGCCGCGCTCGAAGAGCTGAAGTTCGTCGAGCGGCGCCCGCACCCGACCGATGGCAGGCAAGCCATCGTCGAGTTGTCGGAGAGCGGTCTGGCCTACGTGCAGAAGGCCATCTCCGTGCGGGAGGCGTGGCTGGACCGGCAATTGGCGGAACTCGGCGACGAAGAGCGCGAAGTGCTCTCCAAAGCCGCCGAAATCATCGACAGGATGGCGGGGAACTAA
- a CDS encoding NCS2 family permease yields the protein MAEQETTRAGTSTLDRFFKITERGSTVSRELRGGLVTFVTMAYIVVLNPLIIGSFSADDAGAHKDLLGGILPVSQVAAVTALVAGVMTILMGLVANYPFAIATGLGINSLVAVTIAPQMTWPEAMGLVVIEGVIIVLLVLTGFRTAVFKAVPAALKSAIAVGIGVFICLIGLVDAGFVRRLPDAAHTTVPVGLGINGSIASWPTAVFVVGLLVTGILVVRKVKGAILIGVLASTVLAIVVEAIVKAGPSKGTNPLGWNLGYPALPDQVLGLPNLSLVGDVSFGAWTRLPIITVCLLVFTLVLADFFDAMGTMTGLAKEADLLPPDGQLPNVGKALFVEGLAGAAGGFGSASSNTVFVESASGIAEGARTGLANVVTGVLFIAAMFLTPLYQVVPVEAAAPALVVVGAMLMSQVRDIDFTDYSIALPAFLTIVVMPFTYSIANGIGAGFVSYVVIRAATGKARQVHPLMWVIALAFVAYFAVGPIQAAFK from the coding sequence ATGGCGGAGCAGGAGACGACCCGCGCGGGGACGTCCACACTGGACCGGTTCTTCAAGATCACCGAGCGGGGTTCGACGGTGTCGCGCGAGCTGCGCGGCGGCTTGGTCACCTTCGTCACGATGGCTTACATCGTGGTGCTGAACCCGCTCATCATCGGCAGCTTCTCGGCCGACGACGCGGGCGCGCACAAGGACCTCCTCGGCGGCATCCTGCCCGTCTCGCAGGTGGCCGCGGTGACCGCGCTCGTCGCCGGCGTCATGACGATCCTGATGGGCCTGGTCGCGAACTACCCGTTCGCGATCGCCACCGGCCTCGGCATCAACAGCCTGGTCGCGGTCACCATCGCCCCGCAGATGACCTGGCCCGAGGCGATGGGCCTGGTGGTCATCGAGGGCGTGATCATCGTCCTGCTCGTGCTCACCGGCTTCCGCACCGCGGTGTTCAAGGCCGTGCCGGCCGCGCTGAAGTCCGCGATCGCCGTCGGCATCGGCGTGTTCATCTGCCTGATCGGCCTGGTCGACGCCGGGTTCGTGCGCCGGCTGCCGGACGCCGCGCACACCACCGTCCCGGTCGGCTTGGGCATCAACGGCTCGATCGCCTCCTGGCCGACCGCGGTGTTCGTCGTCGGCCTGCTGGTCACCGGCATCCTCGTGGTGCGGAAGGTCAAGGGCGCGATCCTCATCGGCGTGCTGGCGTCGACGGTGCTGGCCATCGTCGTCGAGGCGATCGTCAAGGCCGGGCCGTCGAAGGGCACGAACCCGCTCGGCTGGAACCTCGGCTACCCGGCGCTGCCGGACCAGGTGCTCGGCCTGCCGAACCTCTCGCTGGTCGGCGACGTCTCCTTCGGCGCCTGGACGCGGCTGCCGATCATCACCGTCTGCCTGCTGGTGTTCACGCTGGTGCTCGCCGACTTCTTCGACGCCATGGGCACCATGACCGGCCTCGCGAAGGAAGCCGACCTGCTGCCGCCGGACGGCCAGCTGCCCAACGTCGGCAAGGCGCTGTTCGTCGAGGGCCTCGCGGGCGCGGCCGGCGGCTTCGGCTCGGCCAGCTCGAACACGGTGTTCGTCGAGTCGGCGTCCGGCATCGCGGAGGGCGCGCGGACCGGCCTGGCCAACGTCGTCACCGGCGTGCTGTTCATCGCCGCCATGTTCCTGACCCCGCTGTACCAGGTCGTGCCGGTCGAGGCGGCCGCGCCGGCGTTGGTGGTGGTCGGCGCGATGCTGATGTCGCAGGTGCGCGACATCGACTTCACCGACTACTCGATCGCGCTGCCGGCGTTCCTGACCATCGTCGTCATGCCGTTCACGTACTCGATCGCCAACGGCATCGGCGCCGGCTTCGTCAGCTACGTCGTGATCCGCGCGGCGACCGGCAAGGCCCGCCAGGTGCACCCGCTGATGTGGGTGATCGCGCTGGCCTTCGTGGCGTACTTCGCGGTCGGGCCGATCCAGGCGGCGTTCAAGTGA
- a CDS encoding DUF2530 domain-containing protein, translated as MRHTPELPKRLTDLTPVVIVGTSIWAVALVVLFFTTSGLWVQTALSGFALGFVGLAIIGWQRAAARRGSKSAQRL; from the coding sequence TTGCGGCACACGCCGGAGCTGCCCAAGAGGCTGACCGACCTGACGCCGGTGGTGATCGTAGGCACCTCGATCTGGGCTGTCGCGCTGGTGGTGCTCTTCTTCACGACATCGGGGCTCTGGGTGCAGACGGCGCTGTCCGGCTTCGCGCTCGGCTTCGTCGGCCTGGCGATCATCGGCTGGCAACGCGCCGCCGCCCGCCGCGGCTCGAAGTCGGCCCAGCGGCTTTAG
- a CDS encoding sacsin N-terminal ATP-binding-like domain-containing protein codes for MVPVSAEPGGADPFGSGRLREATLRAWRDSPTRLIEDTNVERDLRVGAYRDRLFVELAQNAADAAMAAGVPGRVRVSFVDRELRFANTGAPLDARGVASLASLRASGKTGETVGRFGVGFAAVRTVSDEPRVVSRTGGVAFSAEWTRKAAGIDGEVPVLRLPWPVDGDVPEGFDTEVRLPLRDDVDGGALLEELARDVADLLLALPWLAEFEVGGRVWTRSSTQDVVEIRGPVSETRWLTHRGDVVWAVPVGPDGVPEPLGEDVLRAPTPTDDALSLPARLLASVPVEPSRRRVLPGAELTAALEKAAGEYVGLVRLLPAEHRFVLVPVPGFPKSTVDAKLRDEVLAALGNETWVSTQDGKEVSGRQARVLDVDVPGLPELLADFVPGLVKGSVPAQALKAVSGQVIGIEEVLETLTGVSRDPGWWREVYAALAIAVDSHAVTAAKLDGLPVPLSDGRTLPGARGCLLVEGSAELLDLLSDVDIPGLRLVHPAASHPLLERLGAKHADARELLNADQLRDAVERSVEDVRSGLDGTTLAGAVLRLVADCGDDAPRWVGALALPATDTWRRADELVLPSSPLIDVFDEEVFEEDGALDVLDEDFAEDWPAGTLKAAGVLDSFALVVDDEPHEPDHDLPDEETWWDSLPEPPSTLVAIRDLDLVADDSWPAALRLLAARPETWHALRAPRGHAAWWIAQYAVLGGFAPNEWRLPDADLAGLYDEVPDLGLGEQLLAAAGVRADLELSTVEEADDLLDRLADPERAVSPGLTTRAYDAVVESGLGPRAPRGIRAADGSVVDDALVLDVPWVAGALEPDRYVVGPEDPERLADLLDLPLASGAPAEVTSEGEYAPWAELPALKLVADQLGVRLPDGGVLVHDPLTVAIQGAEHDVQWWSDGRLHAADTSEGLARAFAWAAGRWPDRHLITALLDDPSPRTLLS; via the coding sequence ATGGTGCCGGTGAGCGCTGAGCCGGGCGGGGCCGATCCGTTCGGTTCCGGGCGGCTTCGTGAGGCGACCCTGCGTGCTTGGCGGGACTCGCCGACGCGGCTCATCGAAGACACCAACGTCGAACGGGATCTGCGGGTCGGGGCTTATCGGGATCGGCTCTTCGTCGAGCTGGCCCAGAACGCCGCCGATGCCGCCATGGCCGCCGGTGTGCCGGGGCGGGTTCGGGTGTCCTTTGTGGACCGGGAACTCCGGTTCGCCAACACCGGTGCGCCGCTAGACGCGCGCGGGGTTGCTTCGCTGGCCTCGCTTCGGGCTTCCGGGAAGACCGGCGAGACCGTCGGGCGGTTCGGGGTCGGGTTCGCCGCCGTGCGGACCGTTTCCGATGAACCCCGGGTCGTCTCCCGGACCGGTGGGGTCGCCTTCTCCGCCGAGTGGACTCGGAAGGCCGCCGGGATCGACGGCGAGGTTCCCGTGCTGCGGTTGCCGTGGCCGGTGGACGGGGATGTTCCGGAGGGCTTCGACACCGAGGTCCGGCTGCCGCTGCGGGACGACGTCGACGGCGGTGCTCTTCTCGAAGAGCTCGCGCGCGATGTCGCCGACCTGCTGCTCGCTCTGCCGTGGCTGGCCGAGTTCGAGGTCGGGGGGCGCGTTTGGACGCGGTCCTCGACGCAGGACGTCGTCGAAATTCGGGGCCCGGTAAGTGAAACCCGGTGGCTGACGCACCGCGGTGACGTCGTCTGGGCGGTCCCGGTCGGGCCGGACGGCGTACCCGAGCCGCTCGGCGAAGACGTTCTGCGCGCGCCCACGCCCACCGATGACGCGCTTTCGTTGCCCGCTCGGCTGCTCGCGTCCGTTCCGGTCGAACCGTCGCGCCGCCGGGTGTTGCCCGGGGCCGAGCTGACCGCGGCGCTGGAAAAGGCCGCCGGTGAGTACGTCGGGCTTGTCCGGTTGCTGCCGGCGGAACACCGGTTCGTGCTCGTTCCGGTGCCCGGGTTTCCGAAGTCCACTGTGGACGCCAAGTTGCGTGATGAAGTGCTTGCCGCGCTGGGCAACGAGACTTGGGTGTCCACTCAGGACGGAAAAGAGGTTTCCGGGCGACAGGCAAGGGTTCTCGACGTCGATGTGCCCGGACTGCCGGAGCTGCTCGCCGACTTCGTGCCGGGACTGGTCAAGGGGTCCGTGCCGGCGCAAGCGCTGAAAGCCGTTTCGGGGCAAGTGATCGGCATCGAAGAGGTGCTGGAAACGCTTACCGGCGTCAGTCGGGATCCCGGGTGGTGGCGCGAGGTCTACGCCGCGCTCGCGATCGCCGTCGACTCGCACGCGGTCACCGCGGCCAAACTGGACGGTCTGCCGGTTCCGCTGTCGGACGGGCGAACGCTGCCCGGGGCTCGGGGGTGCCTGCTGGTCGAAGGTTCCGCGGAGCTGCTCGACCTGTTGTCCGATGTGGACATCCCGGGGCTGCGGCTGGTGCACCCGGCCGCGTCGCACCCGTTGCTGGAACGGTTGGGGGCCAAGCACGCCGACGCGCGCGAGCTGCTCAACGCCGATCAGCTGCGGGACGCCGTCGAGCGCAGCGTCGAAGACGTGCGGTCCGGATTGGACGGTACGACGCTCGCCGGTGCCGTGCTGCGGCTGGTCGCCGACTGCGGGGACGATGCTCCGCGCTGGGTCGGCGCGCTCGCGCTGCCCGCCACCGACACCTGGCGGCGGGCCGACGAACTCGTGCTCCCGTCGTCGCCGCTGATCGACGTCTTCGACGAAGAGGTCTTCGAAGAGGACGGCGCGCTCGACGTGCTCGACGAGGACTTCGCCGAAGACTGGCCGGCCGGCACGCTGAAAGCCGCCGGGGTGCTCGACTCGTTCGCGCTGGTCGTCGACGACGAGCCGCACGAACCCGACCACGACCTGCCCGACGAAGAAACCTGGTGGGACTCGCTGCCGGAGCCGCCGTCGACGCTCGTCGCGATCCGGGACCTCGACCTCGTCGCCGACGACTCCTGGCCGGCCGCGCTGCGCCTGCTCGCCGCGCGGCCCGAGACCTGGCACGCCCTGCGCGCGCCGCGGGGGCACGCCGCCTGGTGGATCGCGCAGTACGCCGTGCTCGGCGGGTTCGCGCCGAACGAATGGCGCCTGCCGGACGCCGATCTGGCCGGGCTCTACGACGAGGTTCCCGACCTCGGTCTCGGCGAGCAGCTCCTCGCGGCCGCCGGGGTGCGGGCGGACCTCGAACTGTCCACAGTGGAGGAGGCGGACGACCTCCTCGACCGGCTCGCCGACCCCGAGCGCGCGGTCTCGCCGGGGCTGACCACCCGCGCTTACGACGCCGTCGTCGAGTCGGGCCTCGGGCCGCGCGCGCCGCGGGGGATCCGGGCCGCGGACGGGTCCGTTGTGGACGACGCGCTCGTGCTGGACGTGCCGTGGGTGGCCGGCGCGCTCGAGCCCGACCGGTACGTGGTCGGCCCCGAGGACCCGGAGCGGCTCGCCGACCTGCTCGACCTGCCGCTCGCGAGCGGCGCGCCCGCCGAGGTGACCAGCGAGGGCGAGTACGCGCCCTGGGCCGAGCTGCCCGCGCTGAAGCTCGTCGCCGACCAGCTCGGCGTCCGGCTGCCCGACGGGGGCGTCCTGGTGCACGACCCGCTGACCGTGGCGATCCAGGGCGCCGAGCACGACGTCCAGTGGTGGTCCGACGGCCGGCTGCACGCGGCGGACACGTCCGAGGGCCTGGCCCGCGCGTTCGCCTGGGCGGCCGGGCGCTGGCCCGACCGGCACCTGATCACCGCGCTCCTCGACGACCCCTCACCGCGGACCCTCCTGAGCTAA
- a CDS encoding DUF3027 domain-containing protein yields the protein MTLLLTLDDGSVQRKLADAVEFARAAVLEEAPGEQLGAHVGVTREDAVTASHLFEAQVPGYRGWRWSVTVALAADEEPVTVSEVVLVPGPEALIAPPWVPWERRVRAGDLGVGDIFPTDENDPRLAPAYLQSDDPAVEEVARDAGLGRVHVLSRFGRTEAASRWHSGEFGPRSDMARSAPDVCGTCGFFVQLAGSLRGVFGVCSNDIAPADGHVVDVEYGCGAHSEVEVEVTSSVPVAELVYDDSLLDFTPAPSPEVVETAAAEPETAVAESDVSPAEVEPEVAEEAAAEPARGEVADVVAEPATVEPTQVEVTGAVVEPAAAEAAQAEVTDAVVEPVVVESAQAEVADAVVEPGVAEPTQAEASGAAAESAVAGPAVGEPVEAASAQAEVADVLAEPTQVELTEPAESAGAETAESAQAEVTGGGAEPEAVGESEVAESAHAEVTDAEPVVAEPAVAEPVAAESSQVADGGAEPHAAVPVEADVPEPAEAEPTQAEVTDAVAEPGEADAESEPASADEVELPEAAPVDDVVTEASEGAPIDGAGER from the coding sequence ATGACTTTGCTGCTGACCCTCGACGACGGTTCCGTGCAGCGCAAACTCGCTGACGCGGTGGAGTTCGCGCGAGCCGCGGTGCTGGAGGAAGCGCCCGGGGAGCAGCTCGGCGCCCACGTGGGGGTCACCCGCGAGGACGCGGTCACAGCGAGTCACCTGTTCGAGGCCCAGGTACCCGGCTACCGTGGCTGGCGCTGGTCAGTGACCGTCGCACTGGCGGCCGACGAAGAGCCGGTGACGGTCAGCGAGGTCGTCCTGGTGCCCGGCCCGGAGGCGCTGATCGCCCCGCCGTGGGTCCCGTGGGAGCGCCGGGTCCGCGCGGGCGACCTGGGCGTCGGCGACATCTTCCCGACGGACGAGAACGACCCCCGCCTGGCCCCGGCGTACCTGCAGTCGGACGACCCGGCGGTGGAGGAGGTCGCCCGCGACGCGGGCCTGGGCCGCGTCCACGTGCTGTCCCGCTTCGGCCGCACGGAAGCGGCGTCCCGCTGGCACAGCGGCGAGTTCGGCCCGCGTTCGGACATGGCCCGCAGCGCCCCGGACGTCTGCGGCACGTGCGGCTTCTTCGTCCAGCTGGCGGGCTCGTTGCGCGGCGTGTTCGGCGTGTGCAGCAACGACATCGCCCCAGCGGACGGCCACGTGGTGGACGTGGAGTACGGCTGTGGGGCCCACTCGGAGGTCGAGGTCGAGGTGACGTCCTCGGTCCCGGTGGCAGAGCTGGTGTACGACGACTCACTGCTGGACTTCACACCGGCGCCTTCGCCGGAGGTGGTGGAGACGGCGGCGGCCGAGCCGGAGACGGCGGTCGCGGAGTCGGACGTGTCGCCGGCGGAGGTGGAGCCGGAGGTCGCCGAGGAAGCTGCGGCGGAGCCGGCTCGGGGTGAGGTGGCTGATGTGGTCGCGGAGCCTGCGACGGTGGAGCCGACTCAGGTCGAGGTGACTGGCGCGGTTGTGGAGCCTGCGGCGGCGGAGGCGGCTCAGGCCGAGGTGACTGATGCGGTTGTGGAGCCGGTGGTGGTGGAGTCGGCTCAGGCGGAGGTGGCCGATGCGGTTGTGGAGCCTGGGGTGGCTGAGCCGACTCAGGCCGAGGCCAGCGGTGCTGCTGCCGAATCGGCGGTGGCTGGACCGGCGGTTGGCGAGCCGGTGGAGGCGGCGTCGGCGCAGGCCGAGGTGGCCGATGTGCTTGCCGAGCCGACTCAGGTCGAGTTGACCGAGCCGGCTGAGTCGGCGGGCGCTGAGACTGCGGAGTCGGCTCAGGCTGAGGTGACCGGTGGCGGTGCCGAGCCGGAGGCCGTTGGCGAGTCCGAGGTTGCTGAGTCGGCTCACGCAGAGGTGACCGATGCGGAGCCGGTCGTGGCTGAGCCGGCGGTTGCCGAGCCGGTGGCGGCGGAGTCGTCCCAGGTGGCCGATGGTGGCGCGGAGCCGCATGCTGCTGTGCCCGTTGAAGCTGATGTTCCTGAGCCCGCGGAAGCTGAGCCGACTCAAGCTGAGGTGACCGATGCGGTTGCCGAGCCTGGTGAGGCCGATGCCGAGAGCGAGCCCGCCTCGGCTGATGAGGTTGAGCTTCCCGAAGCCGCTCCCGTCGACGATGTCGTCACCGAGGCGTCGGAGGGTGCTCCGATCGATGGTGCCGGTGAGCGCTGA
- a CDS encoding glutaminyl-peptide cyclotransferase, with the protein MRTPIVTTLLLAAALGGCAGAPEQQDGPARLTVEVVSTLAHDPTAFTEGLEFAGDTLYESTGLAGQSTLTAGPAGGPPATKVTLPSPLFGEGVTVLGPTLWQLTWQDGVAIERDAKTLAELRQVPYEGEGWGLCHQADGRLVMSDGSSRLTFRDPKTFAVTGSVDVGRDQLNELECVGGDVYANVWHTDTILRVDAATGHVTGTIDAGRLRAEVNPADAEAVLNGIAAVPGTGDFLLTGKQWPVTFRVRFVPVSP; encoded by the coding sequence GTGCGCACGCCCATCGTCACGACCCTGCTGCTCGCCGCCGCCCTCGGCGGCTGCGCCGGTGCCCCCGAACAACAAGACGGCCCGGCGCGGCTCACCGTCGAAGTGGTCTCGACCTTGGCGCACGACCCCACCGCGTTCACCGAGGGCCTCGAGTTCGCCGGCGACACGCTCTACGAAAGCACCGGGCTCGCCGGCCAGTCGACGCTCACCGCCGGGCCGGCCGGCGGGCCGCCCGCCACGAAGGTCACGCTGCCGTCGCCGCTGTTCGGCGAGGGCGTCACCGTGCTCGGGCCGACGCTCTGGCAGCTCACCTGGCAGGACGGCGTCGCCATCGAGCGCGACGCGAAGACCCTCGCCGAGCTGCGGCAGGTGCCCTACGAGGGCGAAGGCTGGGGGTTGTGCCACCAGGCCGACGGACGGCTCGTCATGAGCGACGGCTCGTCGCGGCTCACCTTCCGCGACCCGAAGACCTTCGCCGTGACCGGGAGCGTCGACGTCGGCCGCGACCAGCTCAACGAGCTCGAGTGCGTCGGCGGCGACGTCTACGCAAACGTTTGGCACACCGACACGATCCTGCGGGTCGACGCCGCGACCGGGCACGTCACCGGCACCATCGACGCAGGTCGGCTGCGTGCCGAGGTGAACCCGGCGGACGCCGAAGCCGTGCTCAACGGTATCGCCGCCGTGCCGGGGACCGGCGATTTCCTCCTCACCGGGAAGCAGTGGCCGGTCACGTTCCGGGTGAGGTTCGTCCCGGTCTCCCCCTGA
- a CDS encoding MFS transporter, with amino-acid sequence MALFGSRSDGSGSQPRGRKSKRRWTPEPGAAEARSWREAARNPQPTRVEQPGPPPAEHTRVEHRSAAPPTRAERPAPPPPPPPRGGYYGAPDANEAPTAAAPMGHRPPPPRGARPYPPHDPHRTEPVRREPGGFYQGDRYPGSGEYEHYDTGGYAGEPRPPEPEPLPPREEPRTPGGTPKLPKKITVTRVAAMRSRQLTGQAVGAFQRATKADGAEKSGLTSLTYAVMLNYASDAAMAIALANTLFFAATSGESKGKVALYLLITIAPFALVAPVIGPALDKVQRGRRLAMCASSVGQGLMAVVMALHFDDWLLYPAALGMMVLSKSFTVLKAAVTPRVLPSEITLSKTNARLTTFGLVAAGAFGALASGINAISGSAGALWFTALICVAAAVQSMRIPAWVEATEGEVPTSLSAHPTEKKRRQPMGRHIVVALWGNGSVRILTGFLMMFAAFAVKAQTEGSGQTPFMQLLLLGVIGAAAGAGGFLGNALGSRLHFGSPDQVIVGCVAGCVLAALVATILPGLATAAIVGLVGATASALAKISLDAVIQEDLPEESRASAFGRSETVLQLAWCLGGAVGLLLPPTYWIGFLVITVVLAVGLTQTYLVRRGGSLVPGLGGDRPLRPEPTGSFPAQGLPRDPAPRR; translated from the coding sequence GTGGCACTCTTCGGCTCCCGCTCCGACGGCTCCGGCTCGCAGCCGCGCGGCCGCAAGTCGAAGCGACGCTGGACGCCGGAGCCGGGCGCGGCGGAAGCGCGGTCCTGGCGCGAGGCCGCCCGGAACCCGCAGCCCACCCGCGTCGAGCAGCCCGGCCCGCCGCCGGCCGAGCACACCCGCGTCGAGCACCGCAGCGCGGCGCCGCCCACCCGAGCCGAACGGCCCGCGCCCCCGCCCCCGCCGCCCCCGCGCGGCGGGTACTACGGCGCGCCGGACGCGAACGAGGCGCCGACCGCGGCCGCGCCGATGGGGCACCGGCCGCCGCCGCCACGCGGGGCACGGCCTTACCCGCCGCACGACCCGCACCGCACCGAGCCCGTCCGCCGCGAACCCGGCGGCTTCTACCAGGGCGACCGGTACCCCGGCAGCGGCGAGTACGAGCACTACGACACCGGTGGCTACGCCGGTGAGCCGCGGCCGCCGGAGCCGGAGCCACTGCCGCCGCGTGAAGAACCGCGGACGCCGGGCGGCACGCCGAAGCTGCCGAAGAAGATCACCGTCACGCGCGTGGCGGCGATGCGCAGCCGCCAGCTGACCGGCCAGGCCGTCGGCGCCTTCCAGCGCGCGACGAAGGCCGACGGCGCCGAGAAGTCCGGCCTCACCTCGCTGACCTACGCCGTGATGCTGAACTACGCCAGCGACGCGGCGATGGCGATCGCGCTGGCCAACACCCTGTTCTTCGCCGCGACCAGCGGCGAGAGCAAGGGCAAGGTGGCGCTCTACCTGCTCATCACGATCGCGCCGTTCGCGCTGGTCGCGCCGGTGATCGGGCCGGCGCTCGACAAGGTGCAGCGCGGCCGCCGGCTCGCCATGTGCGCGTCGTCGGTCGGCCAGGGCCTGATGGCCGTCGTGATGGCGCTGCACTTCGACGACTGGCTGCTCTACCCGGCCGCGCTCGGGATGATGGTGCTCTCGAAGTCGTTCACCGTGCTCAAGGCCGCGGTGACGCCCCGGGTGCTGCCGTCCGAGATCACGCTGTCCAAGACCAACGCCCGGCTGACGACGTTCGGCCTGGTCGCCGCGGGCGCGTTCGGCGCGCTGGCCAGCGGCATCAACGCCATCTCCGGGTCGGCGGGCGCGCTGTGGTTCACGGCGCTGATCTGCGTCGCCGCCGCCGTGCAGTCGATGCGGATCCCGGCCTGGGTGGAGGCGACCGAGGGCGAGGTCCCGACGTCGCTTTCGGCCCACCCGACCGAGAAGAAGCGCCGCCAGCCGATGGGGCGCCACATCGTCGTCGCGCTGTGGGGCAACGGCTCGGTGCGCATCCTCACCGGCTTCCTCATGATGTTCGCCGCGTTCGCGGTGAAGGCCCAGACCGAAGGCAGCGGGCAGACGCCGTTCATGCAGCTGCTGCTGCTCGGCGTGATCGGCGCCGCGGCGGGCGCCGGCGGCTTCCTCGGCAACGCGCTGGGCTCGCGGCTGCACTTCGGCAGCCCGGACCAGGTGATCGTCGGGTGCGTGGCGGGCTGCGTGCTGGCCGCGCTGGTCGCGACGATCCTGCCCGGCCTGGCCACGGCCGCGATCGTCGGCCTGGTCGGCGCCACGGCCAGCGCGCTGGCGAAGATCAGCCTCGACGCCGTCATCCAGGAAGACCTGCCCGAGGAGTCGCGCGCGTCGGCGTTCGGCCGTTCGGAAACCGTGCTGCAGCTGGCCTGGTGCCTCGGCGGCGCGGTCGGCCTGCTGCTGCCGCCGACGTACTGGATCGGGTTCCTGGTCATCACGGTCGTGCTGGCGGTCGGCCTGACCCAGACGTACCTCGTGCGCCGCGGCGGCTCGCTCGTGCCGGGCCTCGGCGGCGACCGGCCGCTGCGCCCCGAGCCGACCGGCAGCTTCCCGGCCCAGGGCCTGCCCAGGGACCCGGCGCCCCGCCGGTAG